The proteins below come from a single Lonchura striata isolate bLonStr1 chromosome 10, bLonStr1.mat, whole genome shotgun sequence genomic window:
- the LOC110478280 gene encoding uncharacterized protein LOC110478280 translates to MTRSTGGLPLLLLGLAVLDLSLGTAVKDTTNPASLTLPTSSTPTETMAPLPNTSSSTAATFPSSPPATSTPKMPMDAFTSNASTAQQSSLAASNITTAQARSSTAHSTLVSPGLGPTTSSTPAGLGLMTTSTPTPTSMAMTPSSDKTTTFTSVGTSTALAVSSIGVEMRTLPPSTSTLLSSTGVGTMLGTSTHQGPAMTTLLGSTSPGTSTTSSSTIPEMTDTSDGPLTTPSDTMTSLVTTTSFSTIPEMTDTSSGPLTTPSDTMTSLVTTTSSSTIPEMTDTSGGPLTTPSDTMTSLVTTTSFSTIPEMTDTSSGPLTTPSDTMTSLVTTTSSSTIPEMTDTSSGPLTTPSDTMTSLVTTTSFSTIPEMTDTSDGPLTTPSDTMTSLVTTTSFSTIPEMTDTSSGPLTTPSDTMTSLVTTTSSSTLPEMTDTSSGPLTTPSDTMTSLVTTTEAFGTTPGTSTPREPETSSDTAETTAMGVTATVSPALLTSSTPMESSTLLPTTDSTTTDTLLSSSPETEASTPEESSTSAETGNTSPPTVLPPTTTTEDSSESTEESLATLADTTASPVISTSNPTSSPSSSYPGRTTPDIFPSTVELTPGTEPSSPATSSAQTSEATTLSTPAELPTLPPVCPSGSSNTSASYLFLSLRLTTPLDLGNTTVQELVLSKLREDLQTAFPCAGLSLAWRGKRRT, encoded by the exons ATGACTCGGAGCACGGGAgggctgcccctgctcctgctgggccTTGCTGTGCTGGATCTCTCACTGG GGACCGCTGTCAAAGATACAACAAACCCTGCATCCCTGACTCTCCCAACCTCCTCAACACCCACAGAGACCATGGCTCCACTGCCCAACACCAGCTCAAGCACTGCAGCcaccttcccttcctctcctcctgcaaCCTCCACCCCAAAGATGCCAATGGATGCCTTCACATCCAATGCTTCtacagctcagcagagcagcctggcagcctcCAACATCACCACAGCACAGgcaaggagcagcacagctcacAGCACTCTTGTgtcacctgggctgggacccaCCACCAGCAGtaccccagcagggctggggctcatGACCACCAGCACGCCAACTCCAACCTCCATGGCCATGACACCCAGCAGTGACAAGACTACCACTTTCACATCTGTGGggaccagcacagccctggctgtcaGTTCAATAGGAGTTGAAATGAGGACACTGCCTCCCTCCACATCTACTCTTCTCTCCTCCACCGGAGTGGGCACCATGCTTGGCACCAGCACCCACCAAGGGCCAGCCATGACCACACTGCTTGGCAGCACATCCCCAGGAACCAGCACCACCTcttcttccaccatcccagaaATGACAGACACTTCAGATGGGCCCTTGACGACCCCATCAGACACCATGACCTCCCTTGTTACTACCACCTCTTTTTCCACCATCCCAGAAATGACAGACACTTCAAGTGGGCCCTTGACAACCCCATCAGATACCATGACCTCCCTTGTTACTACCACCTcttcttccaccatcccagaaATGACAGACACTTCAGGTGGGCCCTTGACGACCCCATCAGACACCATGACCTCCCTTGTTACTACCACCTCTTTTTCCACCATCCCAGAAATGACAGACACTTCAAGTGGGCCCTTGACGACCCCATCAGACACCATGACCTCCCTTGTTACTACCACCTcttcttccaccatcccagaaATGACAGACACTTCAAGTGGGCCCTTGACGACCCCATCAGACACCATGACCTCCCTTGTTACTACCACCTCTTTTTCCACCATCCCAGAAATGACAGACACTTCAGATGGGCCCTTGACGACCCCATCAGACACCATGACCTCCCTTGTTACTACCACCTCTTTTTCCACCATCCCAGAAATGACAGACACTTCAAGTGGGCCCTTGACGACCCCATCAGACACCATGACCTCCCTTGTTACTACCACCTCTTCTTCCACCCTCCCAGAAATGACAGACACTTCAAGTGGGCCCTTGACGACCCCATCAGACACCATGACCTCCCTTGTTACCACCACGGAGGCCTTTGGGACCACCCCTGGTACTTCCACCCCAAGAGAACCAGAGACCTCCAGTGACACTGCAG AAACCACCGCCATGGGTGTGACAGCAACTGTGTCTCCAGCTCTCCTTACCTCCTCAACACCCATGGAGAGCTCAACGCTGCTGCCTACCACTGACTCCACCACCACAGAcaccctcctttcctccagccCTGAAACAGAAGCCTCCACCCCAGAGGAGTCCAGCACATCCGCAGAGACTGGCAACACCTCACCTCCCACTGTGCTTCCTCCCACCACAACTACAGAAGATTCATCAGAATCTACAGAAGAGTCCTTGGCAACCCTGGCAGATACAACAGCCAGCCCTGTCATCAGCACATCAAACCCCACGAGCTCTCCCTCTTCAAGCTACCCAGGCAGGACCACTCCTGACATCTTCCCCTCAACTGTGGAGTTGACTCCAG GCACTGAGCCCTCTTCCCCTGCCACCAGCTCAGCCCAGACCTCAGAGGCTACTACCCTCAGCacgcctgcagagctgccaacACTGCCGCCAGTCTGCCCCTCTGGCTCATCCAACACCA GTGCATCTTACCTCTTTCTGTCGCTGCGGCTAACCACCCCTCTGGATCTGGGGAACACCACGGTGCAGGAGCTGGTGTTGTCCAAG CTCCGTGAGGACCTGCAGACAGCGTTCCCGTGTGCTGGCCTGTCACTGGCATGGCGAGGGAAGAGGAGGACCTGA
- the LOC110478143 gene encoding deoxyribodipyrimidine photo-lyase: protein MRRGRGKRKAEVTEVPRVARRRTEGQEAIQEARRRAAPSVREFKYNKKRVRLVSQGSDLKDDARCILYWMCRDQRVQDNWAFLYAQRLALKQELPLHVCFCLVPKFLEATIRHYRFMLRGLQEVAEECAELNIPFHLLLGYAKDVLPTFVVEHGVGGLVTDFSPLRLPRQWVEDVKERLPEDVPFAQVDAHNIVPCWVASPKQEYSARTIRGKIHAQLPEFLTEFPPVVPHPHLPSCPAEPIAWEACYSSLQVDHTVKEVEWATPGTAAGMAVLKSFIAERLKSFSTHRNDPNKAALSNLSPWLHFGQVSTQRAILEVQKHRRNYKDSVDAFVEEAVVRRELAENFCYYNENYDSVQGAYDWAQTTLKLHAKDKRPYLYSLQELEQGTTHDPLWNAAQLQMVQEGKMHGFLRMYWAKKILEWTRSPEEALQFAIYLNDRYELDGRDPNGYVGCLWSICGIHDQGWAERPIFGKIRYMNYAGCKRKFDVDQFERRYAPTHSQ from the exons ATGCGGCGGGGACGAGGGAAGCGAAAGGCCGAGGTGACGGAGGTGCCGCGCGTGGCTCGGAGGAGGACGGAGGGGCAGGAAGCCATACAGGAGGCCCGTCGGAGGGCGGCCCCGTCCGTTCGAGAGTTCAAGTACAACAAAAAGCGGGTGCGCCTTGTCTCGCAGGGCTCGGACCTGAAGGATGATGCTCGGTGCATCCTTTACTGGATGTGCCGGGATCAGCGAGTGCAAG ATAACTGGGCTTTCCTCTACGCCCAGCGACTGGCCCTCAAacaggagctgcccctgcacGTCTGCTTCTGCTTGGTGCCCAAATTTCTGGAGGCCACCATCCGCCACTACAGGTTCATGCTGAGGGGCCTGCAGGAGGTAGCAGAG GAGTGTGCAGAGCTGAACATCCCCTTCCACTTGCTGCTGGGCTATGCCAAAGATGTGCTGCCTACGTTTGTGGTGGAGCATGGTGTGGGTGGGCTGGTGACAGACTTCAGTCCCCTCCGCCTCCCCCGGCAGTGGGTAGAGGATGTCAAGGAACGCTTGCCAGAGGATGTGCCATTTGCACAG GTTGATGCCCACAACATCGTGCCCTGCTGGGTTGCCTCCCCCAAGCAGGAGTACAGCGCCAGGACCATCCGGGGCAAGATCCATGCTCAGCTACCAGAGTTCCTCACCGAATTTCCCCCTGTTGTTCCTCACCCACATctgccctcctgcccagcagag CCCATTGCTTGGGAGGCATGTTATTCCAGCTTGCAGGTAGACCACACCGTGAAGGAGGTGGAGTGGGcaacccctggcacagctgcagggatggctgTGCTGAAGTCCTTCATTGCAGAGCGGCTGAAATCCTTCAGCACCCACAGGAATGATCCCAACAAGGCGGCTCTCAGCAACCTGTCCCCATGGCTTCACTTCG GCCAGGTTTCCACCCAGAGAGCCATCCTGGAGGTGCAGAAGCACCGGCGCAATTACAAGGACTCAGTGGATGCATTTGTGGAGGAAGCTGTGGTGCGGCGAGAGCTGGCTGAAAACTTCTGCTACTATAATGAGAACTACGACAGCGTGCAGG GTGCCTATGACTGGGCACAAACCACCCTGAAGCTCCACGCCAAAGACAAGAGGCCTTATCTGTACagtctgcaggagctggagcaggggaccACACATGACCCACTCTGGAATGCTGCCCAG ctgcagatggTCCAGGAGGGCAAGATGCACGGCTTCCTGCGGATGTACTGGGCCAAGAAGATCCTGGAGTGGACACGCTCCCCTGAGGAGGCCCTGCAGTTTGCCATCTACCTCAACGACCGCTACGAGCTGGACGGGCGGGACCCCAATGGATACGTAG GCTGCCTGTGGTCCATCTGTGGCATTCATGACCAGGGCTGGGCGGAGCGGCCCATCTTTGGGAAGATTCGCTACATGAACTACGCCGGCTGCAAGCGCAAGTTCGATGTGGACCAGTTCGAGCGTCGCTATGCCCCCACACACTCCCAGTGA